Genomic window (Rhodothermia bacterium):
CAAAAGTTCCTCTAATGCTCTACCAAGAGTTTAGTAACACACGTCCAATTGTTAGATTGCCAAGCACATCTGAGGTTCAAAATATGATTGACCCCCTGTTCGCTCCATCGTTGGCCACTGCGTTTGCAACGGGTCTGAACCAACGTTCGGTTTGCGGCTTCCATTGCCCCATTACCGATACACAGACCTCGTTTTAAATACGATGGATAATTCATCCTATCGG
Coding sequences:
- a CDS encoding ISKra4 family transposase, with product DRMNYPSYLKRGLCIGNGAMEAANRTLVQTRCKRSGQRWSEQGVNHILNLRCAWQSNNWTCVTKLLVEH